A stretch of DNA from Ranitomeya variabilis isolate aRanVar5 chromosome 1, aRanVar5.hap1, whole genome shotgun sequence:
gtacacagtgactgcaccagcagaatagtgagtgcagctctggagtataatacaggatgtaactcaaaatcggtaatgtaatgtatgtacacagtgactgcaccagtagaatagtgagtgcagctctggggtataatacaggatgtaactcaggatcagtaatgtaatgtatgtgcacagtgactgcaccagcagaatagtgagtgcagctctggactataacacaggatgtaactcaggatcagtaatgtaatgtatgtacacagtgactgcaccagcagaatagtgagtgcagctctggagtataatacaggatgtaactcaggatcagtaatgtaatgtatgtacacagtgactgcaccagcagaatagtgagtgcagctctggagtataatacaggatgtaactcaaaatcggtaatgtaatgtatgtacacagtgactgcaccagcagaatagtgagtgcagctctggggtataatacaggatgtaactcaggatcagtaatgtaatgtatgtgcgcagtgactgcaccagcagaatagtgagtgcagctctggactataacacaggatgtaactcaggatcagtaatgtaatgtatgtacacagtgactgcaccagcagaatagtgagtgcagctctggagtataatacaggatgtaactcaaaatcggtaatgtaatgtatgtacacagtgactgcaccagcagaatagtgagtgcagctctggagtataatacaggatgtaactcaaaatcggtaatgtaatgtatgtgcacagtgactgcaccagcagaatagtgagtgcagctctggggtataatacaggatgtaactcaggatcagtaatgtaatgtatgtgcacagtgactgcaccagcagaatagtgagtgcagctctggactataacacaggatgtaactcaggatcagtaatgtaatgtatgtacacagtgactgcaccagcagaatagtgagtgcagctctggagtataatacaggatgtaactcaggatcagtaatgtaatgtatgtacacagtgactgcaccagcagaatagtgagtgcagctctggagtataatacaggatgtaactcaaaatcggtaatgtaatgtatgtacacagtgactgcaccagcagaatagtgagtgcagctctggggtataatacaggatgtaactcaggatcagtaatgtaatgtatgtgcgcagtgactgcaccagcagaatagtgagtgcagctctggactataacacaggatgtaactcaggatcagtaatgtaatgtatgtacacagtgactgcaccagcagaatagtgagtgcagctctggagtataatacaggatgtaactcaaaatcggtaatgtaatgtatgtacacagtgactgcaccagcagaatagtgagtgcagctctggagtataatacaggatgtaactcaaaatcggtaatgtaatgtatgtgcacagtgactgcaccagcagaatagtgagtgcagctctggggtataatacaggatgtaactcaggatcagtaatgtaatgtatgtgcacagtgactgcaccagcagaatagtgagtgcagctctggactataacacaggatgtaactcaggatcagtaatgtatgtatgtacacagtgactgcaccaacagaatagtgagtgcagctctggagtataacacaggatgtaactcaggatcagtaatgtaatgtatgtacacagtgactgcaacagcagaatagtgagtgcagctctggagtataatacaggatgtaactcaggatcagtaatgtaatgtatgtacacagtgactgcaccagcagaatagttagtgcagctctggagtataaaacaggatgtaactcaggatcagtacaggatcagtaatgtattgtatgtacacagtgactgcaccaacagaatagtgagtgcagctctggagtataatacaggatgtaactcacgatcagtaatgtatgtacacagtgactacaccagccgaaaggtgagtgcagctctggagtataatacaggatgtaactcaaaatcggtaatgtaatgtatgtacacagtgactgcaccagcagaatagtgagtgcagctctggagtataatacaggatgtaactcaaaattggtaatgtaatgtatgtacacagtgactgcaccagcagaatagtgagtgcagctctggggtataatacaggatgtaactcaggatcagtaatgtaatgtatgtgcacagtgactgcaccagcagaatagtgagtgcagctctgaagtataacacaggatgtaactcaggatcagtaatgtatgtacacagtgactgcaccagcagaatagtgagtgcagctctggagtataaaacaggatgtaactcaggatcagtacaggatcagtaatgtattgtatgtacacagtgactgcaccaacagaacagtgagtgcagctctggaatataatacaggatgtaactcaggatcagtaatgtaatgtatgtacacagtgactgcaccaacagaatagtgagtgcagctctggaatataatacaggatgtaactcaggatcagtaatgtaatgtatgtacacagttactgcaccagcagaatagtgagtgcagctctggagtataacacagaatgtaactcacgatcagtaatgtaatgtatgtgcacagtgactgcaccaagcagaattgtgagtgcagctctggggtataatacaggatgtaactcaggatcagtaatgtaatgtatggatgCATTATTGTGCAATATTTATGCTGCTGTGATACAATATAGAAATCATGATATTTTGTAAGATTTCTGCTTTTCCACCGTTTGGCCACTAAGTGGCGCTGTTTGGCAGCTAGTTGAACACAGTGTGTGAATGGCTTTTAGAGATTGCTGTGTAGATCACTTGGACCTTATAACACGTCTATGTGGTTTTTGTCAATAAAACATAGTCAGTGTATATTGAAAAAACTGAATATTTTTAATTTTGCTTCTTTTTTAAGCCTCAACTTCtcttcttgctgtcagtgaatagagagatgattttttttttttttaaaacgtggCTTTGATTCCTTACAAGTAAATGTTTGTTTTCTGCATTGTTGTCTCGGCTTGTGTCCTTTAACCATTTGCGGCCTCATTATTTGGGTGATGACTGCTGAGAGTATGATCATGACTCAGCAGTGACTGTATCATGGGAGGAACGGCTTATTTATGGGGAAACTGGACAAAAGAGAGTCCCTGACATTCACCCTTTACTGGAAAAATGCGTGTAATCCAGGCATTGCTGAGCTGAGGACATTTTGGACAGTATGGTTGTTTTTGATGATATTTTGTAAGAGATGTTTGATGGCTCGCGTTGCATCGGTACTATATTATATggaaagatctctgcttgctgttagtAACAGTGAACATCCGTGTCTCCATCCAGAGACTGTACATACCCAGGAATAGGTGAAGGTTTATTATAAGAGTATGCGGTATAGACAAACCTCCATGAGATAAAAGCATTTGCGGCACAACATCACATCATCTGCTGTAGTGACTgtttgctacaatgtgtcagtgcaggtaAAATGTAGCAGTCATTGTCACAGGTACAGTTATAGCTGTTGATCTGTGCAGGTTTTCAGCCAGTATGTTTTCATTCACTAACAGCAAGCAGAAATGATAAAAAATGGCAGTGTACAAAGTATGTCAAATAGTTGCAGAACTTTTCAGTCTACAATACTTACATTTTAAACTGGTAACCTTGGGTACAAAAGTCATGGATGGTGACAGGTTGTCATTGGAGAAACTTTACTGAAATGAGCGGCGCCAAACGGTTGAGCAACAAACACATCCATTATTTTGGTAATAGTGGGTAACATTATGTTTTGATACGGGTGAAGATATATGTAGTTACTGTTCCCCTTTAAGATTGAAAATACTATACTTGTTCTCAGGTGAATTAAAATAAAGGAGTCCGGTGtgcgtacatgaggaataacactatttctggccattatatgactcgtATTTTGCATTTTTCTCCTCTTTTCCCTTCTTTCTCTAATATTCACTTGTCTCTGAACTAGTAGGTGGAGCCTACCTGTTCTTATATCCACCATACATGGCACATAGAGGCGTGAGGGATtcctggaggacattatacagcattactgagcagtgtagctgtgaatccaggtatggatgagataaaacacttattaAAAAAGCTGCAATCTGATCCGTCTTTGATGGGCCAGTCAGTATTGGACACATATAACCACAGACATGAGTACTCCTGTCTTCATGTAGCCTGTGTACAACAGCAACAGCAAGGACATTatccagcagtactgagcagtgttacTAGTAATCCAGCTCTGGGGGTGgaataaacacttactagaaagcatgaGCACAATCTCTGCCTGTTTTCTGTGAGCTGTAATCTGATTCCTCAGTGAACTGGTAGTCCCTCctggtaagattttttttttcagagccaATGATGAGTTCAGAAGAAAGGAGAAGCAGTTCAGAGGTGGAGAATGAAGCAGAATTCTCTGATACAATTTTACAAAGTCTTATATTTGCTTGTACTATTTGATTTTCTTGAAAGTTTATTGAAGCAACAGTGACCATTTAACCTTTACAAAAAAACTTGGATGCACACTAGGCCCCCAGGAATTCAGGGAGCACATCAGTCACTGAGCCACGTATTGCACTAACCACTGTTTCTTTGTGTCAGCATTGTGGTGCAGTGAGTAAGACCACCCTCTCTTAATCACCATCTGCCGCTAACGTGGTGAACGCAGCATTTTCCTGAACAATGATTCAGCGTGCAGAAACAAAGCAAGGAGGATATATTAATTCAGCTGGCAGGGGACAACAAGATGGAAGATTTTGGCCCGGTGCCCCGGACTCGTTATCCTCTCGTAGTCCTGCTGACAATGTCTGATGTGGATGACCGGGAGTTATACCCCATTGTAAGTCTGCCCTCatgcacacacacatgattgatgaTTGCATATGGCCGCCCTCCGCTCTGAGATTTCCTCCTTGTTTTTACTGGATGAAGATCAGTAAGTTGTGGTTTGTTGCTCTCGGGTCACATTTCATCATGGTGATATAAAGGGAAGCCCCGGAGTTAATGATTTTCATATTTTCACCTCCATTATAGAAAGTCCCTGTCTTTCCTCCTCTGACTGACCGGCTTGTTTTGATGCCTCACCTGTTGTGTGAATCTCAATGTTAatgcttctcacagctgagggtttgctacagttGTTTCCAGGCTATCCAGTCCATTATGAGCTTTGCGTTCTGCACCGATACATTGTAGCAAGACATAAATGTGCTGCTGATGTGCAGGATTGTCTATACTGGATGCTAGGATTCGGTCTGTATAGAATTCTGTGTGCAAATCTCGACGTTTCCATTTTCTCACAGCAAACTGAGATCTTGCAACCAAATTTCCAGGCAGGTTTCCATTGTCGGGTtcaacttctcacagctgagggtttgctacattTGTATCCAGGCTATATGACCTCATGATGTTTCAAGATAGAAGGGAGGATCGCCTAGACTGGATGCAATTGTCGCGCACCTTCAGCTGTGACAAGTATTACATCCGTCCAGATTTTCAGCGTCTGGATGTTTCTACTCGCAGACAGTCGGATCACTAGGCAGGTTTCAAGCTCCATCTTCAACCTAACACTTCTCACAGCTGGGCATTTGTTACAGCTGCATCCAGGTtatacaatcctctgtgagctcatCACCCTCCAGGACAAAAGGCAGGCATTGATACTGATACATGTATTCATCCTGAGCCGCCTGATTCATGAACAGATTGCACAGATTTAGTTCTACATAACATTGGGGAGGGATAAAGTGGGGTGACAACCCCTATGATCACTGTCATGACTGCCATGGAGGGTTGTCACCCCAGCTGGAGGAAGTTAGCAGACTGTGTGTGATTTTTACCCTAACGATCCATCACACCTCTACGTTTTTGGACTTGTTCTCCTGAAATCTGAGCTGTAGGAGACAATAGTGGAATTTGGCATTGTGCTGACACAGCCGTTTCCAGATGAGCGGCAGGAGCTTGGGTGGAGCAGCGTCTATTAAACACCACGTGGAGGTGATTTCCAGCTTCCCTTTATTGCTGGCTGCTTTATTCCACGTTTTCTAGCAGATTTGTTTGGAGTCTAAACTTAACCCTGAAGCTGAATACTCAATTTTTCGGGTTctgaaaagttctgcaactttctagtGAACTttacattttcactttttttttagccAGATCCCTGTTGTCAAAGAAAGGAAACATTGTGTTACAGGAAAGTTATATTCCAAGCTTATTACTCATTACTGTACACCTAAAAGCTAAAAATAAAACCTGTCCAGGCCAAGTCCTGCTCACACAGCTGcagtttgttacagtgtatcaccTAGAGATAATAATCCATGAGCTATAACAAAGGGCAGTTTTCTTTGTCTTCCATAATGTTGGACACATGACATATTACCCAATGTACTCCTATAAGTGAAGTGTTTATACTGGTCATCTTCTTACAGGTGGCCATGCTCACCATCATTCATGTCCCGGACAGAAGTTATAGGATGCCCTGCAGGATAATGTACCAGTATCTGCTGACTGCACAAGGTCAATTCTATGACCTAAAGGTAAGGATATTTCAGGCTTGGTGGTAGTCACTTGGCTTTGCAGAGTTTAAGGAATCCCTGGTCTTCACCCTTGGACTGCAAGGCAAGGGCCCCTGGGTTATGTCTGTGGTGTAGCTGCTTACTGGGGGAGGGAGCTGAGCACTGGAGTGGTGTAGTGTCAGTTCATCTGCTGATTGGAGCTGTGGGATTAAACTTGGCAAGTCAGGTCCGAACCCGAGAGGTAGAGTCAAGGACAAAGTCCCATCCCAGTGCGTAGTCAGCCTAGGGCTGTCAAACTTTTTTTCTGGTTTGCTGATCAGCTATTGTGCCTGGCCAGTTACCCAGACCACCAGAATGGTTTCTGGAGCTGTCCTCCATACTGATGGTCTCTTAGAAATAAGTGGCGGTACCTGACAGGTTCAGTGCAGAAATGGGTGTAGGTATGTGCAATGCCACAGAGCTGACTTTGTCACAGAGTCCAGTGCAGAGCTGGCAGCTGTACGGCAGGCTTGACTCggcgatatagcagagctgagtttgtcatagaGTCCAATCCAGGGCTAACATCGGCATAACTGGGTCATCCAACAAAGTAATAAAAGTAGTAGAGCTTGGTTTGTCACAGAATCCAAGGCAGAACTGGCCATCAAAATAGCGGAGCTacccagcaatgtagcagagctgggtttgtcacaaGGCAAAATTGGACAGGGTACAGCAGAAATGGGTTTGTCTGGAGGTTAATGACTTAGGAAATCAGTGCACgatagcacatatatatatatatatatatatatatatatatatataacacagaccCTTTATTCTAATTTTGGACATTACCTTTTAGAGCAGAATTTGCTATGACCTGTATATTTTTTACTTCTAGCAACTTTACATGTCTGTGAGTGATCAAGCAGCGGAGACCGCAGAGGCCGGGGCGGAGGACATCTCTAGAGATAAAGAACTGCTGGAGAAGTTGGGGATATCCGAGGAGGAGCTGCAGGGGAACAACGCCAAAGACTGTGTTGTGTGCCAGAACGACTCTGTCAATTGGGTACTGTTACCGTGTCGGCACGTGTGCCTGTGTGATGGCTGCCTACTGCGCTTCCAGCATTGCCCAATATGCCGGCAGTTTGTTCAAGAAACGTTCCCTTTACGTAGCGAGACAGATCCAACTGAGTCATAAACTGTAAGCAGCAAGACCACATACAGTGCACACTTCCTAATGACAAATATTCCTCACTGGCCACCTgtgaatgtcattttttttaaaaaatcattcCAAAATTCGGTGCGGATTTCTTTATCATGGCCGAAATCCTTCTGTCTGATACAGAGCTGAAATCCGCTTCACAGGTAAATGGTAAAATTGTAGCTGTCTGCAGCTGCCGCTAGGGGAGCTCTCTGCAAACCGTTTACATGTGGTTCTAAGGGATTCTATGATGTTTGCCGGCAGTGTGATAACATAATAAATTAAACATAATTCACCTTTTTAAATCATCCACTGTTCCAGTGCTGCGTATACTCTAGTCCTCACAGGTCCATGTTTTTGtaattgctgcagccaatcactggcctcagaggTGATGCTTGCAAGGTTTGCATGAGACTTTggagaccagtgattggctgcagcggtcgagTGAAGGATGTATGGCACGTAACCAGCTTCAGGATCCACGGGGACGTCAGGAGCAAGGGATAGGTGTTAAGTTGCTGATTGTTGGGTTGTggacctgcactgatcctgagaatgGGGTTCTGGAGTACTCCATTGGAATATTGCAAGTATGCACGTCACCGCTCCATTCATTGACTATGGGAGTGATAGCAGAGAACAGAGCTTCTGTATCTCCATAAGCCACATGTACATGCAGTGGTGGTGCGCATGCTTACATTACTCCAATGCAGACTCCAGTGGTCTGACACCCAGCATTCAGAAAATTATCACTATATGgatggactagatggtggcccaattctaacgcatcggatattctagaatatgtatgtccacgtagtatattgcccagccacgtagtatattgctcagtgacgtagtatattgcccagccacgtagtatattgcccagtgacgtagtatattgcccagccacgtagtatattgcccagcgacatagtatattgcccagtgacgtagtatattgcccagtgacgtagtatacagcacagagccacgtagtatattgcccagccacatagtatattgcccagcgacgtagtatattgcccagcgacgtagtatattgcccagcgacgtagtatattgcccagcgacgtagtatattgcccagtgacgtagtatacagcacagagccacgtagcatattggccagccacgtagtatattgcccagccacgtagtatattgcccagccacgtagtatattgcccagccacgtagtatattgcccagtgacgtagtatattgcccagcgacgtagtatgttgcccagcgacgtagtatattgcccagttacgtagtatacagcagagagccatgtagtatattgcccagtgacgtactatattgcccagccacgtagcatattggccagtcacgtagtatattgcccagccatgtagtatattgcccagtgatgtagtatattgcccagcgatgtagtatattgcccagccacgtagtatattgcccagtgacgtagtatattgcccagcgacgtagtatattgcccagccacgtagtatattgcctagtgacgtagtatacagcacagtgccacgtagtatattgcccagttacgtagtatacagcacagagccacgcagtatattgcccagtgacgtagtatacagcacagagccacgtagtatattgcccagtgacgtagtatattgcacagcgacgtagtatacagcacagagccacgtagtatattgcccagccacgtagtatattgggcagtcacgtagtatattgctcagctacgtagtatattgcccagccacgtatgtcacaggttaaaaaaaataaataaataaataaacatatactcaccttccgcaggcgcattgtagttctgtcgcctgtgtggggtgcaggcggcagcttccggtcccagggtgtgatgatctcgcggtcacgtgaccgtgacgtcatggcaggtccttttcgcgcaggacctgtgatgacgtcgcggtcacatgaccgtgtcgcggtcacatgacagtgtcGCGGtcacatcaccgtgacgtcacagcaggtccttctcgcgcaggccttgtgatgacgttgcggtcacatgactgtgacatcatggcaggtccttctcccagaccatccttgccaccagaacgtgccgcttgcatggaccggccggagcatcgcaaggagcgggaaaggcggcggaaggtgagtatctaatgatttttttttttttattatttttaacattagatgtttttactattgacgctgcataggctgcgtcaatagtaaaaacttggtcacacagggttaatagcggcggtaacggagtgcgttacccgcggcataacacggtccgttaccgccggcattaaccctgtgtgagcggtgaccggaggggtgtatgcgggtgccgggcattgagtgcggggagtaaggagcggccattttcttccggattgtgcgcgtcgctgattggtcgtgggtgttttgccacgaccaatcagcgacttggattccatgacagacagaggccgcgaccagtgaatatccgtgacagacagacagacagaaggacggaagtgacccttagacaattatatagtagatgagattACCCTTTTAAACTGGATAGTAAAgccgtatgcagtgagctccctctagtggtggctgtaggcatCTTGGAATTTTATTTTTAAACTGTATCAGAAAAAGAGAATTCTGGGCACTAAGAAGATATATTAAGAAATGAATTGGCGTGGAATGACTGATAATCTCTGATGGGGACAAGTCCAGGACTCAGGAGGAAGTGTGTAATATGCACAAGATTTACTCCTTAGAATAGAGGAACTTCTGGTTTGTGCAGTAGCATCTTATGGACGAGTCAGCATCACTATGGCATGGGCACTAACCATATTTATTTAGCAAGATTTTATTCCATATTATTCCTTACATGTTGCACAGTGTGCATGGAAGCCTATGCTGCTCGTTAGAGTGTAAGCTCCTTGTGTAAGGGCAGATACTAAGTGACACATTCCCTGTGCTTCCGGCCATGATGTCGTGCAATAAAGATCACTGTGTTTGCTCTCTTGccttttattgtgaaaaaaaggaaacaaaatcaCTTCCCACTTATATCTATATAGAAACCATATATTTAATGAAGTCTGTCAGGCTCACATTGCCTTATATTTAGGGAAAAAACATTAACCAACGTTCTACTATTTTAtcgatataaaaataaaaaaatctccaaCTTTCCAATATAATTTGTGGTTCCATTCCCCCACCATTTGAAAGACCTCTGCTTGCCGTCAGTAACATTCTGGTTTACATCCAGAGGCTGAAGACATGTACAGACCTTTTCATTACAATTTTGCAAAAATTGCATCTGCCTCGTCAATCTTCTTTTGTGGGCAGAAACAGCCCTACCGAATGGAAAAAATTctatacaaaaaaaaattgtgaaattattccttaaaggggttatTGAGGATTAGAAAAAGCTGTTTCCAAAAAACAGCGCCACCCGTTTACAGGTAATGTCTGACATTGCAGCTGGGATTTATTTTATTGAATTGTGTAAAGTTGTATTACCATGCTCATCCTGTATACAGGGGTGGCGCTCTTTTTGAACAAAGGCAGCAATGTTTTTGTAATCCAGGACGACCCCTTTAATAAATCAAAGCCCCCACTTCTTTCAGGAAGAGACTGGTAGAAGTGGTGCTGTCCTGTGCGCCCGTCGTTCATCTCTGTTGTGTCGGCCCCTCCGAGACTTTAGGTTTCACATGATTGAccatcacttaggctacgttcacattagcgttaagctaatgtgcgtcggatttgcgtcggcgacgcagcggcgacgcatgcgtcatgcgccccctatacttaacatgggggacgcatgcgtttttttttgttgcgttgtgccacacatgcgtcttttttgccgcaagcgtcggaccaagaaaacgcaacaagttgcatttttcttgcgtccgattttcggcaaaaaccgacgcatgtgtcgcaaaacgcagcgtttttgcgtgcgttttgccgcgtttttgcgtgcgttgtgcgttgcgtcgccgacgcagcggcgcacaacgctagtgtgaacgtagcctaattgaaGGTAATTAAATCCACTTTTAGGCAGATGATCGAACAGCAAGCTTTTGTGTCAGGCAACTGGAATTTTCAGCTGTCCGGGAAGATATTGAGTTGCTTCATGTGGTCAGCGAAACGATGTAAAAGCGAAATTATCCCAAATTaatccagcaattttttttttctcgtaaaaCAGCATTGCATTGTGCCCGATTGTATCCGTCACCAGGGTAAAGGGCACTGTGCAGGCATCGGGGTCGTTAATTTAATGTTGCTTTTACTTCCATATCATGGACTACAACCCTCATCCTCTGCTGATTTTTGTATGGCGGAAGCTGCAAGGGTGTGGTGCAAGTGTTCGCTCCTTTCTTCAGAGACCGGCCACCTCTGacagactgcagaggtggctggtaacctacAGTTTGCCCAATTCTGTTGCTCAGGACAGTGTCCATCTGGCGTGACCTCCATGTAGCACTATTCGCGCTGTGCATGGTCACTGTATGTATTGCGGTATAGTAGGAGGACAAGGCAGAGGGTAAAATATTAGCTGACCCGAGTTACTTGTGGATATAATTTGACTTCCTAATGTCTTTGTGAACCGCACGGATGAATAGGGGTCTTTATTCTGCGGAGGGCTCCATACCATGTCAGCATTTGGTTCACACTTGTGCCAGCTCCATAGAGGGGAAATTGGACAGCTGCACATTTGCACTCGGCTCCATGCTGAGACATGCACTGATGTATACTTTATATATAAGCGGCATCCTCTCCAGATATATAATATGCACTGTACATCTGCCTTGCTTCATTTACAATTACAATGTAGCGCCAGCAAAAAAATGTACGGTATATCATATTAGATAattgttatttatatacatatttagATATATCTGTTATATAAGGTCATTGTTCAGACTAATCTgttgtgtgtgtacatgaggaataactatTTCTGTCCATTATATTTTTTGtagcctgcatttttcaccagtttcccTCTATGCAGGCTATATCTCCCATTTTTAGTAGTCTCTGAGCTACTTCGCGCGGACACAGAggttcccaggtctcatacagacctaaACCCAGACCGAGGTCATTTGGATCTAAGGGATCCAGATCCTTTAGACCTTCCACTCAATGACTCGTTGCAACATCCGGGGGACATCGACCAAGTAGGCGGCCGTTTACTTTCGTTCCGCCAAGCCTGGCTCTCGGACgtccacgacgagtgggtcagagaactggtgacctccggatacaaaatagagtcgtccgtccccccccccccccccaacacgtTTCTTTCAGTCGTGTCCCCCCGAAACAAAGACAACGGCTTGTCTTCAGGCCATAAAGGAAATACAAGGGGGCGGAGTCATCATTCCTGTGCTTCTGAACCACTTTGTAAAAATTTGGcgcttcagaatggaatcccttcGCTCTGTCGTCGCATCCATGGAAAAGGGAGAGCTCctagcatccatagacatcaaggatgcttacctccacatcccaattttTCCCCCTCATCAACAGTTCCTTCACTTCACTTTTCGCAAGGAACACTTCCAGTTTGAGGCCTTACCTtttggcctcgccaccgctcccagagttttcaccaaagtcatggcagccgtCATGGCTATCCTTCATGCTCggggagtggtggtacttccgTACCTGGATGACCTGCTGATAAAAGGGCCATCATATCCAGCCTGCGAGGAGTCCGTCAacatcacggtggatactctttctcgcctgggttggaagataaacttcgaaaaatcttccCCGGTTCCAGCTCagcggatttcctttttgggaatgACCCTGGACACT
This window harbors:
- the CGRRF1 gene encoding cell growth regulator with RING finger domain protein 1: MPAIFLATLYEYSPLFYIAVVSICFVVTCGIVLGWRGLDVPVILRNSEERTSNTFMCKKQMKEVRNPFGLEIVNPDIATIEKGVTLRPNCLEKCILSCFWGCSVQKVQEALQKHVYCCQIRTPGVLEDALYSEYFYKEQHVVQKQSKEDILIQLAGDNKMEDFGPVPRTRYPLVVLLTMSDVDDRELYPIVAMLTIIHVPDRSYRMPCRIMYQYLLTAQGQFYDLKQLYMSVSDQAAETAEAGAEDISRDKELLEKLGISEEELQGNNAKDCVVCQNDSVNWVLLPCRHVCLCDGCLLRFQHCPICRQFVQETFPLRSETDPTES